The region CTGGTGGCGAAGGAGTTTCTGAGCTGGCTCGCGGTGCCGCCGGCCGCCCGGTGGCTGGATGTGGGCTGCGGAACCGGCGCCCTGACCGCGATGATCCTGGCCATGGCCTCGCCCAGCCAGGTCGACGCGATCGACGCCTCCGAAGGCTATGTGGCCTACGCGCGAGGCATGACGCAGGACCCGCGTGTCCGGTTCCAGGTCGCCGACGCCCGGGCGCTTCCGGAGCCGGCGGAGGCCCGCGACGCCGTCGTGTCGGGCCTCGTCCTCAACTTCGTGCCCGAGCCGGCCCGGGCCGTCGCCGAGATGGCGCGGGTCGCGCGCCGGGGCGGGACCGTCGCGGCCTACGTCTGGGACTACGCGGGGAAGATGGAGTTGATGCGCCACTTCTGGGATGTCGCAGTGGCCCTCGACTCCTCCGCCCGCGAGCTGGACGAGGGCCGGCGTTTTCCGGTCTGCCGGCCGGAGGCGCTGGCGGCGCTCTTCGTCGACGCTCGGCTGGGCGAGGTCGAGACGCGGGCGATCGACGTCCCGACCGTCTTCCGCGACTTCGACGACTACTGGTCGCCGTTCCTCGGCGGCCAGGGCCCCGCGCCCGGTTACGCGATGTCCCTGAGCGAGGCGCGCCGCGCGGCGCTGCGCGAGCGGATCCGAGCGTCGCTCCCGGTGGGCCCGGACGGGTCCGTCCACCTGGTCGCCCGCGCCTGGGCCGTCCGCGGCCGCCGCCCGTGACGCGCGACGTGGCGGACCAGCCGGCTCCCGTCCTCCATCGCGACTGGCGAAGCCGCGATGCGTGGCGGGGGACCCGCCTCGGCCTGTGGGCGTGGCTCCTCCAGCGGGCGGCCGCCGTGGCTCTCGTCCTCGCGATCGTGCTTCATCTCCGGAATCCCTTCCTCCGCCCGATCCAGGCGATCGTCCTCGGCCTCGTGCTCCTCCACGGACTCCTCGGGCTGCGGGCGATCCTCCTGGACTTCGGGCTGCCGGTGCGCCTCCATCAGGCGCTCTTCATCGCAGCCCTGCTCCTCGGTGTCGCCCTCTATGCGCTGGCCTGGTGGTGGCGCTGGTACTGAGATGATCATCCGCGTCTTCCGCTGGCGCCCCGAGGCGCCCGCCGCGCGCTTCGACGAGTTTCCGGTCGAGGCGGGGGAGGGCACGACGGTGCTCGATGCCCTCGTCGGGATTCGCGAAACGCGGGCGCCCGACCTCGCCTTCCGCTACGCCTGCCGGGTGGGGATGTGCGGCTCGTGCGCCATGGTGGTGGATGGCCGGGAGCGCTGGACCTGCCGGACCCGGCTCCGGCCGCTGGCCCGCCAGGGGGCCACGGTGACGATCCGCCCGCTCTACCACTTCCCGCTGGTCCGGG is a window of Candidatus Methylomirabilota bacterium DNA encoding:
- a CDS encoding class I SAM-dependent methyltransferase, whose protein sequence is LVAKEFLSWLAVPPAARWLDVGCGTGALTAMILAMASPSQVDAIDASEGYVAYARGMTQDPRVRFQVADARALPEPAEARDAVVSGLVLNFVPEPARAVAEMARVARRGGTVAAYVWDYAGKMELMRHFWDVAVALDSSARELDEGRRFPVCRPEALAALFVDARLGEVETRAIDVPTVFRDFDDYWSPFLGGQGPAPGYAMSLSEARRAALRERIRASLPVGPDGSVHLVARAWAVRGRRP
- a CDS encoding succinate dehydrogenase gives rise to the protein MTRDVADQPAPVLHRDWRSRDAWRGTRLGLWAWLLQRAAAVALVLAIVLHLRNPFLRPIQAIVLGLVLLHGLLGLRAILLDFGLPVRLHQALFIAALLLGVALYALAWWWRWY